Genomic segment of Rhodococcus rhodochrous:
AGCCGCGGAAGCCGTGGTAGACGAACACGAGAACGAGCGCGGAGACGACGACGAAGCAGATCGCAGCGACCTTCGGCAACCAGGTGGGCACGCTCCTCACCCCGCCAGATGCAGCTGGCGGCTGCTGCCATAGAGGACCAGGGAGATCAGCAGGGTCACCGTCACCACCGCGATGAGCGACATCCGCACCGCGCGACCCGTCGCGACACCGACACCGGACGGTCCGCCCGTGGCGGTGTAGCCGTAGTAGCTGTGCACGGTCATGACGACCACGGCCATGGTGATCGCCTGCCCGAAGGACCACAACACGTCGGTGGGACGCAGGAAGGTCGCGAAGTAGTGGTCGTAGACGCCGGGCGACTGGCCGAGCACCACGACGGTCGCGATGCGGCTCGACAGGAACGACGCCAGCACCGACAGCGAGTACAGCGGCACGACGGCGATCAGGCCCGCCAGGATCCGGGTGCCGACGAGATACGGCACCGATTTGATGGCCATGACCTCGAGCGCGTCGATCTCCTCGCTGATCCGCATCGCGCCGAGTTGCGCGGTGGTGCCGGCGCCGATGGTCGCGGCGAGACCGACACCG
This window contains:
- a CDS encoding MlaE family ABC transporter permease, which codes for MSVTGAATGRTAQVVRRIGHGISRSIDTLGRQVVFLVGALFSTVRAARHYPRETLRVVSEIGLGTGVLAMVGGSVAIMGFLTLFAGATVAVQGFTSLGNIGVEALTGFLSAYVNVRVVAPVTAGVGLAATIGAGTTAQLGAMRISEEIDALEVMAIKSVPYLVGTRILAGLIAVVPLYSLSVLASFLSSRIATVVVLGQSPGVYDHYFATFLRPTDVLWSFGQAITMAVVVMTVHSYYGYTATGGPSGVGVATGRAVRMSLIAVVTVTLLISLVLYGSSRQLHLAG